From the Pseudarthrobacter sp. MM222 genome, one window contains:
- a CDS encoding alpha/beta hydrolase: MSTSPDHTPFSAQFTGAGPRTGVVLSHGFTGSPHGVRDWARSLADAGYAVRMPLLPGHGTSWQELARTRWQDWHGALDAAYLDLADECEHIVVAGLSMGGALALRIAATRPVAGVVVVNPGLVIDDPRAPLAGILKLVLKSTPAIANDILKEGINEGAYPRTPVAAAHELNKMFKDTVRLLPRITAPVRVYRSAVDHVVSDSSMLALRRGLTHAPLEVIRLENSYHVATMDNDAPEIFRGSAEFIRSAVAAGTPDAAHASPKDTADD; the protein is encoded by the coding sequence ATGAGCACAAGCCCCGACCATACGCCGTTCAGCGCCCAGTTCACCGGCGCTGGCCCCCGGACCGGCGTCGTGCTGTCCCACGGCTTCACCGGCAGTCCGCACGGCGTCCGGGACTGGGCACGGTCCCTGGCCGACGCCGGCTACGCCGTACGGATGCCCTTGCTCCCCGGCCATGGCACAAGCTGGCAGGAGTTGGCCCGCACTCGGTGGCAGGACTGGCACGGCGCCCTCGACGCGGCGTACCTCGACCTGGCGGACGAGTGCGAGCACATCGTTGTAGCCGGCTTGTCCATGGGCGGTGCCCTGGCGCTCCGGATCGCTGCCACCCGTCCCGTGGCCGGCGTCGTGGTGGTGAATCCCGGTCTCGTGATTGACGACCCCCGCGCCCCGCTGGCCGGCATCCTCAAGCTCGTGCTCAAGAGCACACCGGCCATCGCCAACGACATCCTCAAGGAAGGGATCAATGAGGGCGCCTATCCCCGCACCCCGGTGGCCGCCGCGCATGAGCTCAACAAGATGTTCAAGGACACGGTGCGGCTGCTGCCACGGATCACCGCGCCGGTCCGGGTCTACCGCTCCGCCGTGGACCATGTGGTCTCCGATTCGAGCATGCTGGCGCTGCGCCGGGGGCTGACCCACGCCCCGCTGGAGGTCATCCGGCTCGAAAACAGCTACCACGTGGCTACCATGGACAACGATGCGCCCGAGATCTTCCGCGGCTCGGCGGAGTTTATCCGCTCGGCAGTTGCCGCCGGCACGCCGGACGCGGCCCACGCTAGCCCAAAGGACACGGCAGATGACTAG
- a CDS encoding alpha/beta hydrolase: MTGSSTPLAPAAFSYPGHGANAGIGVAICHGFTGSPLSILPWAQHLADQGFAVSVPLLPGHGTDWRDLARHSWQDWYTAFETAYQELAAETRECFVAGLSMGGTIALHAAARHQVAGVAVVNPGLSFYDRRVRYIGLLKYLQRTTVPVQEQNPTAAPTEDGDYSLTPLAAVHQLSRLFRATVRELPGVEAPALVFKSDTDIVVPPSSLELLRRRLGSRDVEVVPLRNSGHVATLDVDAPLIFEHSSRFFLRHAAAASASASPPSATTAPESP, encoded by the coding sequence ATGACCGGAAGCAGCACTCCCCTGGCGCCCGCAGCGTTCAGCTACCCCGGCCACGGCGCCAACGCGGGCATCGGGGTGGCGATCTGCCACGGCTTCACCGGCAGCCCCCTCAGCATCCTTCCCTGGGCCCAACATCTGGCCGACCAGGGCTTCGCCGTGTCCGTTCCGCTGCTGCCCGGCCACGGCACCGATTGGCGCGACCTTGCCCGCCACAGCTGGCAGGACTGGTACACCGCCTTCGAAACCGCATACCAGGAACTGGCCGCGGAAACCCGGGAGTGCTTCGTAGCGGGGCTCTCCATGGGCGGCACCATCGCCCTGCACGCCGCGGCCCGGCATCAGGTCGCCGGAGTCGCCGTCGTCAACCCGGGGCTGAGCTTCTACGACCGCAGGGTGCGGTACATCGGGTTGCTGAAGTACCTGCAGCGGACCACGGTCCCGGTCCAGGAACAGAACCCGACGGCGGCGCCCACCGAGGACGGCGACTACTCACTGACACCGCTGGCGGCCGTCCACCAGCTGAGCCGACTGTTCCGGGCCACAGTAAGGGAGCTCCCGGGCGTCGAGGCCCCGGCCCTTGTCTTCAAGTCGGACACGGACATCGTGGTCCCGCCGTCCTCCCTGGAGCTGCTCCGGCGCCGTCTTGGCTCCCGCGACGTGGAGGTGGTCCCGCTGCGGAACAGCGGCCACGTGGCCACGCTCGACGTCGATGCGCCGCTGATCTTTGAACATTCCAGCCGATTCTTCCTGCGGCACGCAGCCGCAGCGTCCGCGTCGGCTTCCCCGCCGTCGGCCACAACAGCACCGGAGAGCCCATGA
- a CDS encoding lysophospholipid acyltransferase family protein → MFYWFMKTFVLGPVLKTLFRPWVKGLDNVPGEGAAIIASNHLSFSDSIFMPLMVPRPVVFLAKSEYFTGKGIKGKLTAAFFRLTNQLPMDRSGGAASAQSLDAGMAVLKNGSLLGIYPEGTRSPDARLYRGKVGVARLALQARVPVVPVAMIGTDKVQPIGKRVPNIRRIGMIFGEPLDFSRYYGMEDDRLIQRSVTDEIMYALMRLSGQEYVDEYAAAVKLRLAGKVTGKPEDGAKGDRATPGSV, encoded by the coding sequence GTGTTTTATTGGTTCATGAAGACGTTCGTTCTCGGGCCGGTGCTGAAGACGCTGTTCCGGCCCTGGGTCAAGGGCCTGGATAACGTTCCCGGCGAGGGCGCGGCCATCATCGCCTCGAACCACCTCTCCTTCTCGGATTCCATTTTCATGCCCCTCATGGTGCCCCGCCCCGTTGTGTTCCTGGCAAAATCCGAGTACTTCACCGGCAAGGGAATCAAGGGCAAACTGACGGCGGCCTTTTTCCGGCTGACCAACCAACTGCCGATGGACCGTTCCGGGGGAGCGGCCTCGGCCCAGTCGCTCGACGCGGGCATGGCCGTGCTGAAGAACGGCTCGCTCCTGGGGATCTATCCCGAAGGCACCCGCAGCCCGGACGCGCGGCTGTACCGCGGCAAGGTAGGCGTGGCACGGCTGGCCCTGCAGGCACGGGTCCCGGTGGTCCCGGTGGCCATGATCGGAACGGACAAGGTCCAGCCCATCGGCAAGCGGGTGCCCAATATCCGGCGCATCGGGATGATCTTCGGAGAGCCGCTCGACTTCAGCCGTTACTACGGCATGGAAGATGACCGGCTGATCCAGCGATCTGTCACTGACGAGATCATGTATGCCCTGATGCGGCTCTCCGGCCAGGAATACGTGGACGAATACGCCGCCGCCGTCAAGCTTCGGCTAGCCGGAAAAGTAACCGGAAAGCCTGAAGACGGAGCTAAGGGCGACAGGGCAACACCCGGTAGTGTGTGA
- a CDS encoding class II 3-deoxy-7-phosphoheptulonate synthase yields MTELSAPSAFSLTSTAQSGAANYPGLDRWRDLPASQQPSWSDQAVFEASVKELSVLPPLVFAGEVDILRERLAAAAQGKAFLLQGGDCAETFEAATADKISARVRTILQMAVVLTYGAAMPVIKMGRMAGQFAKPRSSNDETRDGVTLPAYRGDIVNGYDFTPETRAHDASRMLKAYHTSASTLNLIRAFTQGGFADLRLVHQWNKGFTENPAHARYESLARDIDRAIKFMASCGADFEALKRVEFYASHEALLLDYERALTRIDSRTGFPYDTSAHFLWIGERTRELDNAHVDFLSRVRNPIGVKLGPSTSGDDALRLIDKLDPDREPGRLTFITRMGAANIREKLPRVVERVTASGAQVLWVTDPMHGNTVTSPNGYKTRNFDDVIDEVRGFFEVHHALGTVPGGLHVEMTGDDVAECLGGADPVDQESFLDRYESVCDPRLNHMQSLEMAFLVAGALSKR; encoded by the coding sequence GTGACTGAGCTATCTGCGCCTTCGGCCTTTTCCCTGACCAGCACCGCCCAGAGCGGTGCAGCCAACTATCCCGGCCTGGACCGCTGGCGGGACCTGCCGGCCTCCCAGCAGCCGAGCTGGTCGGACCAGGCAGTCTTCGAAGCCTCGGTCAAGGAGCTCTCCGTCCTGCCGCCGCTTGTCTTCGCGGGTGAAGTGGACATCCTGCGGGAGCGGCTCGCGGCTGCGGCACAGGGCAAGGCGTTCCTGCTCCAGGGCGGCGACTGCGCGGAAACGTTCGAGGCCGCCACGGCCGACAAGATCAGCGCCCGCGTCCGCACCATCCTCCAGATGGCCGTCGTCCTGACGTACGGTGCGGCCATGCCGGTCATCAAGATGGGACGCATGGCGGGCCAGTTCGCCAAGCCGCGCTCCTCCAACGACGAGACCCGCGACGGCGTGACGCTGCCGGCGTACCGCGGCGACATCGTCAACGGCTACGACTTCACCCCCGAGACCCGCGCGCACGACGCCAGCCGGATGCTCAAGGCGTACCACACCTCCGCCTCCACCCTGAACCTGATCCGGGCCTTCACCCAGGGCGGTTTCGCTGACCTGCGCCTGGTGCACCAGTGGAACAAGGGCTTCACGGAGAACCCGGCGCACGCCCGCTACGAGTCGCTGGCGCGGGACATTGACCGGGCCATCAAGTTCATGGCCTCCTGCGGGGCCGATTTCGAAGCGCTGAAGCGCGTCGAGTTCTACGCCAGCCACGAGGCGCTGCTGCTGGACTACGAGCGCGCCCTCACCCGGATCGATTCGCGGACCGGTTTCCCGTACGACACCTCCGCGCACTTCCTCTGGATCGGCGAGCGGACCCGCGAGCTGGACAACGCGCACGTCGACTTCCTCTCCCGCGTGCGCAACCCGATCGGTGTGAAGCTGGGCCCGTCCACGAGCGGCGACGACGCCCTGCGGCTGATCGACAAACTGGATCCGGACCGCGAGCCGGGCCGCCTGACCTTCATCACCCGGATGGGGGCGGCTAATATCCGCGAGAAGCTGCCGCGCGTGGTGGAGCGCGTGACCGCCTCCGGCGCCCAGGTCCTGTGGGTCACCGACCCGATGCACGGCAACACGGTCACCTCGCCCAACGGCTACAAGACCCGAAACTTCGACGACGTCATCGATGAGGTGCGCGGCTTCTTCGAGGTCCACCACGCCCTCGGCACCGTCCCGGGCGGACTGCACGTGGAGATGACCGGCGACGACGTGGCCGAGTGCCTCGGCGGTGCCGACCCGGTGGACCAGGAGTCCTTCCTGGACCGCTACGAATCCGTCTGCGATCCCCGGCTGAACCACATGCAGTCCCTTGAAATGGCCTTCCTGGTGGCAGGGGCCCTGTCCAAGCGCTGA
- a CDS encoding Stk1 family PASTA domain-containing Ser/Thr kinase: MQENTSDPLVGTLVDGRYLIQSRLASGGMSTVYLATDRRLERDVALKVLHPHLAGDPQFLDRLGREAKAAARLSHPHVVGVLDQGEDGRIAYLVMEYIKGHTLRDVLKQRGALPPRLALALIAPVVEGLGAAHAAGLIHRDIKPENVLIADDGRIKVGDFGLARAISTSTSTGALIGTVAYLSPELVLGKQADARSDIYSVGIMLYEMITGRQPFDGEVPIQVAYQHVNSTVGAPSELVPGLAEELDELVQWCTANDPDKRPVDGNTLLSELRHIRTNLSDAELDLQPPAAHPILPAVPPPPGPPAVGRPPEGGRGNVVPNEPADDGDPHSRTEVLGGTQRPTEIISRGSNPTTVMSAAPRRPAYGPLSAPDEVPDRDTYGADSYGDDGPGPAAGPASKRTQRKLDRDEEKARLRAAATPVRSLRAGNPRRRGLLWILLLVLAALLAAGAGWFFGMGPGSPGTIPQLANKTVAEARQVLKTAGFQFTTEDDVYDDNVLPGLVVGSEPDAGEVIRKFQTVSLAVSKGPELFPLPELTGKTLDEAKTALNGAGMALGKITETFDESAAAGTVLAQAPANGTPAKHGTPVELTVSKGPQPIPVPDVRGQEQEDAVKALETAGLKAVISPETVNDRRVPKGSVLAQDPASGNLTKGGAVTLTISKGPKLVQVPAVFRMSEKDAEKVLRDAGFEVEVKYAFGEPVLGIVAGQDKVGLEPEGSVITITVT; the protein is encoded by the coding sequence GTGCAGGAAAACACGTCGGACCCTCTCGTTGGCACCTTGGTGGATGGCCGGTACCTGATCCAGTCCAGATTGGCCAGCGGCGGCATGTCCACCGTCTATCTGGCTACGGACCGCCGGCTCGAGCGCGATGTGGCCCTCAAGGTGCTGCACCCGCACCTCGCCGGAGACCCCCAGTTCCTGGACCGCCTCGGGCGCGAGGCCAAGGCGGCGGCCCGGCTGTCCCACCCTCACGTCGTCGGGGTCCTCGACCAGGGCGAGGACGGCCGGATCGCGTACCTCGTCATGGAGTACATCAAGGGCCACACCCTGCGGGACGTTCTCAAGCAAAGAGGTGCGCTTCCGCCGCGCCTCGCCCTGGCCCTGATCGCCCCCGTGGTGGAAGGACTCGGTGCCGCCCATGCCGCCGGCCTGATCCACCGGGACATCAAGCCCGAAAACGTGCTCATCGCCGACGACGGCCGGATCAAGGTCGGGGACTTCGGACTTGCCCGGGCAATCTCCACTTCCACCAGCACGGGAGCCCTGATCGGTACGGTGGCGTATCTCTCCCCCGAACTGGTTCTGGGAAAGCAGGCCGACGCCCGCAGCGACATCTACTCCGTCGGCATCATGCTGTACGAGATGATCACCGGCCGGCAGCCCTTCGACGGCGAGGTGCCCATCCAGGTGGCCTACCAGCATGTCAACTCAACCGTGGGTGCCCCCTCGGAGCTGGTCCCGGGCCTGGCCGAGGAACTCGATGAGCTGGTGCAGTGGTGCACCGCGAACGATCCGGACAAACGGCCCGTGGATGGAAACACGCTGCTGTCCGAACTCCGGCACATCAGGACCAACCTGAGCGACGCCGAACTCGATCTCCAGCCTCCGGCGGCGCATCCGATTCTCCCCGCCGTGCCTCCGCCGCCCGGCCCGCCCGCCGTCGGCCGCCCCCCTGAGGGCGGCCGCGGGAACGTTGTCCCGAACGAGCCCGCGGACGACGGAGACCCGCATTCCCGGACCGAGGTGCTCGGCGGGACCCAACGGCCCACCGAAATCATCTCCCGCGGCAGCAATCCCACCACGGTGATGTCCGCGGCTCCGCGGCGCCCGGCCTACGGCCCGCTCTCCGCCCCGGACGAGGTTCCGGACCGGGACACCTACGGCGCCGACTCGTACGGCGACGACGGTCCTGGCCCAGCGGCGGGTCCCGCCAGCAAGCGCACCCAGCGCAAGCTGGACCGCGATGAGGAGAAGGCACGCCTGCGCGCCGCGGCCACCCCCGTCCGGAGCCTGCGTGCGGGCAATCCCCGACGCCGGGGGCTGCTGTGGATCCTGCTGCTGGTTCTTGCCGCGCTGCTCGCCGCCGGCGCCGGCTGGTTCTTCGGGATGGGCCCCGGCTCCCCGGGGACGATTCCGCAACTGGCCAACAAGACCGTGGCGGAAGCGCGGCAAGTACTGAAAACCGCCGGCTTCCAGTTCACCACCGAGGATGATGTCTATGACGACAACGTCTTGCCGGGGCTCGTCGTCGGATCAGAACCCGATGCCGGAGAGGTCATCCGCAAGTTCCAGACAGTGTCCCTCGCCGTCTCCAAAGGGCCCGAGCTGTTCCCGCTGCCGGAGCTGACCGGGAAGACCCTGGACGAAGCCAAAACAGCGCTCAACGGTGCCGGGATGGCCTTGGGCAAGATCACAGAGACATTCGACGAATCCGCGGCCGCCGGAACCGTCCTGGCCCAGGCCCCCGCCAACGGCACTCCCGCGAAGCACGGCACTCCGGTGGAGCTGACCGTCTCCAAGGGACCGCAGCCCATCCCGGTTCCGGATGTCCGCGGCCAGGAGCAGGAGGACGCGGTGAAGGCCTTGGAAACAGCCGGACTCAAGGCCGTGATCTCCCCGGAGACCGTCAATGACCGCAGGGTCCCCAAGGGCTCCGTGTTGGCCCAGGACCCGGCGTCCGGGAACCTGACCAAGGGCGGCGCCGTCACGCTCACCATTTCCAAGGGGCCGAAATTGGTCCAGGTTCCAGCGGTATTCCGGATGTCCGAAAAGGATGCAGAGAAGGTGCTCAGAGATGCCGGATTCGAGGTCGAAGTGAAGTACGCGTTCGGTGAACCCGTGCTCGGCATTGTTGCCGGTCAGGACAAGGTGGGGCTGGAGCCCGAGGGTTCGGTAATCACCATCACGGTCACGTGA
- a CDS encoding lytic transglycosylase domain-containing protein, protein MTTFRSPKHPARPSLPLIAATTAALPAVVLSSLAVAQPASAESRTRSIPATLAAAMRAQAQAATQLVSARIPSSSVSAAIPSSMRPAQASAPAEYTIERGDTISGIAGKFGLDTNAVLSLNNLQANTIIYPGQKIKLGGDAPAEAPAAQPSAPASTGSSYTVKPGDTLGAIAARHGVQLSEVFGWNGLNMGSIIYPGQKIQLGSGGTAPAPAAPAPVAPAATPAATPAAPASGSYTIKTGDTLSGIAARNGVKLADILSANRLTMSTIIYPGQKLVLAGGSIAPASSQTPAPSQPPATVTPLVPSTFLGFTYPEAVVSSANQNKALLNAAPVPSREQMKAIVADTARRMGVDSSLALAFAHQESGFDQRAVSPANAIGTMQVIPSSGEWASDLVGRQLNLLDPYDNATAGVAIIRQLVRTSSDLDNAIAGYYQGQYSVSTNGMFEDTKQYVASIKAHQQNFG, encoded by the coding sequence ATGACGACGTTCCGTTCGCCGAAGCACCCGGCGCGGCCCAGCCTGCCATTGATTGCGGCGACGACGGCGGCCCTTCCCGCAGTCGTCCTTTCCTCCCTGGCGGTTGCCCAGCCGGCGTCAGCGGAGTCCCGCACCCGGTCCATCCCGGCCACCCTGGCCGCGGCCATGCGCGCCCAGGCCCAGGCCGCAACCCAGCTGGTGTCCGCCCGCATTCCGTCCAGCTCGGTCTCGGCGGCCATCCCGAGTTCAATGCGTCCGGCCCAGGCCTCGGCCCCGGCCGAGTACACCATCGAGCGCGGCGACACCATCAGCGGAATCGCCGGGAAGTTCGGCCTGGACACGAACGCCGTGCTGTCCCTGAACAACCTGCAGGCCAACACCATCATCTACCCGGGGCAGAAGATCAAGCTTGGCGGGGACGCACCGGCAGAGGCTCCGGCGGCACAGCCGAGCGCACCGGCATCCACCGGTAGTTCCTACACCGTGAAGCCGGGCGACACCCTGGGCGCGATCGCAGCCCGGCATGGCGTCCAGCTCTCCGAGGTCTTCGGATGGAACGGCCTGAACATGGGCTCCATCATCTACCCGGGCCAGAAAATCCAGCTCGGCTCCGGCGGCACAGCCCCCGCCCCGGCAGCCCCGGCTCCGGTGGCGCCGGCTGCGACTCCGGCGGCCACCCCGGCCGCACCCGCCTCGGGTTCGTACACCATCAAGACCGGCGACACGCTCTCGGGAATCGCAGCCCGGAATGGCGTCAAGCTCGCCGACATCCTCTCCGCCAACCGGCTGACCATGAGCACCATCATCTACCCCGGCCAGAAGCTGGTGCTTGCCGGTGGGTCCATCGCACCGGCTTCGAGCCAGACTCCGGCGCCGAGCCAGCCTCCGGCGACGGTGACTCCGCTGGTGCCCAGCACCTTCCTTGGCTTCACCTACCCGGAAGCGGTGGTCAGCTCGGCCAACCAGAACAAGGCCTTGCTCAACGCCGCCCCGGTCCCGAGCCGGGAGCAGATGAAAGCCATCGTGGCCGATACGGCCCGCCGGATGGGCGTGGATTCCTCCCTGGCACTGGCCTTCGCCCATCAGGAGTCGGGTTTCGACCAGCGCGCGGTGTCCCCCGCCAACGCCATCGGCACCATGCAGGTGATCCCGTCTTCGGGCGAGTGGGCATCTGACCTCGTGGGCCGCCAGCTGAACCTGCTGGACCCCTACGACAACGCCACCGCCGGCGTCGCCATCATCCGCCAACTGGTCCGCACCAGCAGCGACCTGGACAACGCGATCGCAGGCTACTACCAGGGCCAGTATTCGGTCAGCACCAACGGGATGTTCGAGGACACCAAGCAGTATGTGGCCTCCATCAAGGCCCACCAGCAGAACTTCGGCTAG
- a CDS encoding Rv2175c family DNA-binding protein, with translation MSTVESLVGEWLPLPDVAQLLNVSITKVHALLDERALAALRIGDRRIRSVPAAFIQDGHAVESLKGTVVVLSDAGYSDEELITWLFTPDESLRGRPIDALREGRKTEIRRRAQSLAW, from the coding sequence GTGAGTACTGTAGAAAGCCTTGTGGGCGAATGGCTGCCCCTGCCCGATGTTGCCCAGCTTCTGAATGTTTCCATTACGAAGGTCCACGCGCTCCTCGATGAACGTGCCCTGGCGGCCCTGCGGATCGGTGACCGGCGGATTCGTTCGGTGCCCGCGGCATTCATCCAGGACGGCCACGCGGTGGAGAGCCTTAAGGGCACCGTTGTGGTCCTGTCGGACGCAGGTTACTCGGACGAGGAACTCATCACCTGGCTCTTCACTCCGGACGAGTCGCTCCGCGGGCGCCCGATCGACGCCCTCCGCGAAGGGCGCAAGACGGAGATCCGCCGCCGGGCACAGTCCCTGGCCTGGTAG